In the Coffea eugenioides isolate CCC68of unplaced genomic scaffold, Ceug_1.0 ScVebR1_23;HRSCAF=104, whole genome shotgun sequence genome, AATTTAAAGTTTAAAGATTTACTTCAATTAAGGAGATCGGAGGTGATCCGCCGAAATATGCAGCTATACTCCAGAAGAGCTTGATTTAAGTCATAATTTTCTATTTGGGCAGATCCCAGCAGACTTGTTCAAATGCCCCTCACTCCGAATTTTGTCATTGGAACATAACAATTTGACTGGATCAATACCAAGGGAGATTAGAAACCTAACTATGCTTGAAGAGCTATACATTTATAAAAACAACCTTTCAGGTGACAAAATGGTgaaaagtttcaaatttcagccaattttcttgttcttttaatATTTGTTAACAAATTGGTGCAGCAGAATATATGCATAAATAAAAAATGTGTTAAGTGGgtggttttattatttttttctgttGGTTCAACTAGTCAGCAATTattaatccaaattattttggtggaaaaattTGCCATAATTTTGACTTGGAGAGGCAAACGGACATGAAATGAACATCAAGTGGCCtaaattccctttttttttttttatttagtcaATCTTAGATATACAATTTTTACTGGTGGAAGTATATAACATGTCGATGTTACAAGGCATTAATTGGCTTATATAACATAACAACCTGTCCGAATCTCTTGCAGAAAGTTTAGGTGACTTGCTTCCTGAACTTGGAAGTTTATATCTACAGATAAACAATTTGGATGGCCAAATACCtaaaaactttttaaaaaattcccCGCTTTAAATTCTTTGCCTAGGGATCAATAAATTCAATGGACAAATACCGAGGGGATTGGAAATTTATTAATCTATGCTTAAGAACCCATGTCAGAAATAGATAGCTATATCACGGGCATGCTAATTTTGAATGAGCTGTAGTCCTGAATTTGGTGCAACTTTTGGAGTATACGTAAATGAGATTGGTTTTGTTCATGAATTGACAGGTTCGATTCCAAATGAGATGTTCAACATCTCAACTCTAAGGGTATTTGACCTTTCTGACAATCATTTATCTGGCATTCTTCCATCAAATATGTGCCATGGCCTACACAATTTAGAAGATATTTCTCTTGCTGCGAATGACTTCAGTGGAGTCATACCTGCCTCTATCTCAAACTGTTCGAAATTGGCTACAATATCTCTTGGTGATAACAAATTTAGTGGTCGAATTCCCAATTCCATTGGAAATTTGAGACACCTCGAATTAATGTATCTATCTGCTAACAATTTGACGAGTGAATCTTCATCTCCAGAATTGAGCTTCTTCACTTCCCTCACAGGTTGCATCTCTTTAAGGATTATCTGGGTGGCAAGCAATCCATTAAATGGGATTCTTCCGAGATCCATCGGAAATCTTTCTATTTCTGTTGAATGGCTGGATCTAGCGAACTGTGGAATTAAGGGAAACATTCCAGATAGCATTGGAAATTTAAGCAATTTAAGATATTTAAATCCACGTAGCAATAGCTTGACTGGCTCAATTCCAACTACGATATGGGGTTTGCAAAAGCTTATAGGATTGGGTCTTCACAATAATTCCCTCACTGGTTCGCTCTCCGGTGATCTCTGTGGTTTGCAGAGTTTGAAGTATTTATACCTAAGTCAAAATCAGATTAGCGGTTCAATTCCAGGATGTTTCAATAATCTTACATCTTTGAGGTATCTTGACATAGCTTTCAATAGATTAACCTCTACTCTGCCAATGAGCTTGTGGGATCATAAAGATCTCGTGGTTGTCAACTTGTCATCAAATTTCTTGAGAGGACCTTTGGCTCCAGAGATGGGAGAATTAAAGTTTTTGACAACGTTAGACTTGTCAAACAATCAGTTTTCAGGTAAAATTCCCAGTACGATATGGAGTCTAGAGAGTTTGGACTATCTCTCTTTAGCAAACAACAGCTTGCAAGGATCCATTCCGGACAACCTTTGAATTGGTACCTTTGAATTTGGGCCTAGAAAACTGGTCCATTACAGAGTAACTATTCTGGTTTGGTTGGATCCCCAACGTCTCATATACTTAATGCTCACTTTTAAGGAATTAAGTAGTGGCTCGTGTATTTTTGCTCTGTAATAATTTAAGACCTATGTAGATTTCCTTGGTTTCAATATCCACCATACCAAGCTATTCGAAACAATAAAACCAAGGACAATAAAGGTGCATATGCATACATTTATTGTGCCACAactattctaattttttttttaaattcaattaggaAGTGAAACTTTTCCCTAACTAACAAAAGATattaagaaaataaatgttTAAAGTTACTATGTTAGCccatggaagaaaaaaaaatagagtagTCCACATTTTCTTTGTCAATACCATCACCCTCACTTCATAATTGGAAAGCTACTGTTGAAAAGCTTTTGGTATCATATATATAATTGAAGACCAAGGGAGaattgttattttctttttcttttggtgaaaataataTAATAGGCCTGCATTATGGAAAGTAAGGGAAAGTAAGGGAATTAATTCAACAGATTAAATGTCTATCTATTAATTTAAGTAtgcgtgaaaaaaaaaagttgaaaaataGTAAGTGAGCcatcaatatttttttttggtcctttTAACAATAGTTTTTCCCGGACTTTTGCGTCTTTCTTAAAGGCTTGAAGGTGGTAAAGGTGAAGTACATATAAACAACATTAATATCAATTGACAGTTATATATTTATAGTTCTGAGGGGATATGAGCGTGATTAACAAATTACTTCTAAATGCACAAATCACCATATAAGATTTATGCAATAGTCTAGTCCAGCTAGGTGGCCCCAATAATTTTCTGGCGATGGGAATGGAAAATTGGCCATCAAGTAATTGAAGCACTCTTAGTTTGGTGATTATCACTTGAGTAATCCTTTGGGAGTTGTTGAGGATGATCTTCATCCATACATTTAGCAATGTgcgcatttttttttcttttaagagGTGAGTTGATCTGCATAATATTATTGGTCGTACAACTTTATTATGACTCTGTATTTTTTTAGAACATCTTTTGAATGTACTTGGATTTTAGTTGAATCACAAGTGTTTCATTtatatggattttttttttctttttaacatcATTCGTGAGTGAAACTACACACCACTCTGGCC is a window encoding:
- the LOC113756548 gene encoding receptor kinase-like protein Xa21, with amino-acid sequence MGFEGTIPVQLGNLSFLVTLDMSNNSFHGYLPEGMSHLRRLSFMALSNNNLAGEIPSWLGVLDRLQYLSLRNNSFVGHLPTNICDNLPNLKELDMSLNQLSGEILSGLANCSRLESLSLSFNWFNGSMPKELGSLKMLEVLDLGYNLVEGSIPNEMFNISTLRVFDLSDNHLSGILPSNMCHGLHNLEDISLAANDFSGVIPASISNCSKLATISLGDNKFSGRIPNSIGNLRHLELMYLSANNLTSESSSPELSFFTSLTGCISLRIIWVASNPLNGILPRSIGNLSISVEWLDLANCGIKGNIPDSIGNLSNLRYLNPRSNSLTGSIPTTIWGLQKLIGLGLHNNSLTGSLSGDLCGLQSLKYLYLSQNQISGSIPGCFNNLTSLRYLDIAFNRLTSTLPMSLWDHKDLVVVNLSSNFLRGPLAPEMGELKFLTTLDLSNNQFSGKIPSTIWSLESLDYLSLANNSLQGSIPDNL